A segment of the Streptomyces diastaticus subsp. diastaticus genome:
TGCGTGCCGAGGCCCAGAAGGACGCGCAGTCCAAGCGCGAGGAGGCGGACGCCCTCTTCGAGGAGACCCGCGCCAAGGCCGCGCAGGCCGCCGCCGACTTCGAGACCAACCTCGCCAAGCGCCGCGAGCAGTCGGAGCGGGACCTGGCCTCGCGTCAGGCGAAGGCGGAGAAGCGCCTCGCGGAGATCGAGCACCGGGCGGAGCAGCTGCGCCTGGAGGCCGAGAAGCTGCGCACCGACGCCGAGCGCCGTGCCCGCCAGACGGTGGAGACCGCGCAGCGCCAGGCGGAGGACATCGTGGCCGACGCCAACGCCAAGGCCGACCGCATCCGCAGCGAGTCCGAGCGCGAGCTGGCGGCGCTCACCAACCGCCGCGACTCGATCAACGCCCAGCTCACCAACGTCCGCGAGATGCTGGCCACGCTCACGGGCGCGGCCGTCGCCGCCGCGGGCGCCCCGGCGGCCGAGGACGACTCCGCCTCGCGCGGCGTCCCGGCCCAGCAGTCCCGCTGACCCCGGCGCCGTCGCCGGCTCTCCGGCG
Coding sequences within it:
- a CDS encoding cellulose-binding protein, which gives rise to MSDTSPYGFELVRRGYDRAQVDERISKLVSDRDSALTRITALEKRIEELHLETQNAQAQVADAEPSYAGLGARVEKILRLAEEEAKDLREEARRAAEQHRELAESAAQQVRNDAEAFATERKAKADDEGVRIVEKAKGEANALRAEAQKDAQSKREEADALFEETRAKAAQAAADFETNLAKRREQSERDLASRQAKAEKRLAEIEHRAEQLRLEAEKLRTDAERRARQTVETAQRQAEDIVADANAKADRIRSESERELAALTNRRDSINAQLTNVREMLATLTGAAVAAAGAPAAEDDSASRGVPAQQSR